From Plasmodium chabaudi chabaudi strain AS genome assembly, chromosome: 12, the proteins below share one genomic window:
- a CDS encoding peptidase, putative (pfam_scan;Pfam:PF00326.17; E()=7.6E-21;score=74.4;query 658-848;description=Peptidase_S9;~iprscan;InterPro:IPR029058 : Alpha/Beta hydrolase fold;Superfamily:SSF53474; score=1.38E-36;query 635-860;description=Alpha/Beta hydrolase fold;~iprscan;InterPro:IPR001375 : Peptidase S9, prolyl oligopeptidase active site region;Pfam:PF00326; score=7.8E-21;query 658-848;description=Peptidase S9, prolyl oligopeptidase, catalytic domain), whose translation MNSNTNVLRKVPPFMNNLEDIYNTCYGGLNTIEKCQFGKPVSRRINGEKLDMYQLYIIHYQLCNKEQLYKISYVQENMNISNSFFDKEYKMYMSDDGEIGCLFNINDNKLMINLFKNEGNKGSFFFTSINSVSVKDVHKRFFMHESFCSFNSNNTLLLYTAESEDIKLKKDNTAYQKSDLDALKKLNTGVYTETFGDQWNCSFFYLYLYNLIDNTVKYITVKDITSCFYNPQFIDETSFICLSLRTLPYRLGMHGLNTKPNDLLLCTLNDPDLDIPIDGDSTDIKGSAAIGNSGRSKRNHVRCAYIKLSCKNFKHVNSPIIIKDKDQIYVACLVVFNKHDENKYISEYSLVMFKLEKDETKKNKNKKTNKDIPMEEEKSLIHYENADEIYYEDNNISGLKVEDSRTDNIHISNNNTNDKINDDACNYKKTETIILVKEGEHTPYFRGIYTDEIKGYCYPYIFLNTILYCNHIIIAVHMFSKKMYRVLINDIYNENDSGTSIELLCMKGNNLLISIRNMLLNDILMYCIFNEQNIKGDFIYLTNLKSYNIDFSTYSNIEKTSDFIYSSINDNSKNLFKILSELETSVFENKHPYIRRKKPSYNLLYQSEEEYLNDIKDKGVSLSNFNLFNKNNLRNLILYIHGGPYCTTFNEYKNIYIYFAACGFDVLGVNYIGSLTYTDNPTIINGVVNTIEINDMLAVLQSFCKHFGDYENIYLYGRSYGGFASCSLLTKSNIFKSGCVINGVYEWILTAFSTDVPDFCVNLTVNKNVEYDCVFDKHHYPMLYEMSPLNYVQNIKAPVLIVCSTNDKRVNYHNSIALYNRLRALKKKTKLFLFEGVNHSINNYYYDETILMNIILWFYDYDTKKKK comes from the coding sequence atgaatagtAATACAAATGTATTAAGAAAAGTCCCCCCGTTTATGAACAACCTTgaggatatatataacacatGCTATGGGGGGTTAAACACAATAGAAAAATGTCAATTTGGAAAGCCAGTATCAAGAAGAATAAATGGGGAAAAATTAGATATGTATcaattgtatataatacattatCAGCTATGTAATAAAGAACAgttgtataaaatatcttATGTTCAAGagaatatgaatataagtaatagtttttttgataaagagtataaaatgtatatgtCTGATGATGGGGAAATAGGATGCTTATTTAAcattaatgataataaattaatgataaatttatttaaaaatgaggGAAATAAGGgatcctttttttttacatctATAAATAGTGTATCTGTAAAGGATGTCCACAAAAGATTTTTTATGCATGAATCATTTTGCTCatttaattcaaataacactttgttattatatactgCTGAAAGTGAagatattaaattaaaaaaagacaacACTGCATATCAAAAGTCAGATTTAGATGcattaaaaaagttaaataCAGGGGTGTATACAGAAACATTTGGAGACCAATGGAAttgttcttttttttatttatatctatataacTTAATAGATAATACtgttaaatatatcacTGTAAAAGATATCACAAGCTGTTTTTATAATCCTCAATTTATTGATGAAACATCTTTTATTTGCTTATCTCTTAGAACTCTACCATACAGATTAGGCATGCATGGTTTAAACACCAAACCaaatgatttattattatgcacACTTAACGATCCGGATCTTGATATCCCAATAGATGGAGACAGCACTGATATAAAGGGTTCTGCTGCAATTGGTAATAGTGGGAGGAGTAAGAGAAATCATGTACggtgtgcatatataaaattgtcgtgtaaaaattttaaacatGTTAACTCaccaattattataaaagataaagatcaaatatatgttgCATGCTTAGTAGTTTTTAATAAACATGacgaaaataaatacattagTGAATACAGTTTAGTAATGtttaaattagaaaaagacgaaacaaaaaaaaataaaaataaaaaaactaatAAAGATATTCCTATGGAAGAAGAAAAATCATTAATACATTACGAAAATGCTGATGAAATTTATTATGAGGATAACAATATTAGTGGTTTAAAGGTAGAAGATAGTCGCACTGATAACATCCATATAAGCAATAATAACACCAATGACAAAATCAATGATGATGCAtgcaattataaaaaaacagaaaCAATTATATTAGTTAAAGAAGGTGAACATACACCATATTTTAGAGGTATATATACTGACGAGATTAAAGGATATTGCtatccatatatttttttaaatactattttatattgtaaTCACATAATTATCGCTGTTCATatgttttcaaaaaaaatgtatcgCGTActtataaatgatatatataatgaaaatgattcaGGTACAAGCATTGAACTACTGTGTATGAAaggaaataatttattaattagtATAAGAAATATGTTACTAAACGATATATTAATGTATTGCATATTtaatgaacaaaatattaaaggggattttatttatcttacaaatttaaaaagctATAATATAGATTTCTCAACATATAgcaatatagaaaaaacaagtgattttatttattcaagCATTAATGATAACtctaaaaatttatttaagaTATTAAGTGAACTCGAAACTTCagtttttgaaaataagcATCCTTATATTAGAAGAAAGAAACCAAGCTATAATTTGCTTTATCAAAGTGAGgaagaatatttaaatgatattaaaGATAAAGGCGTATCATTGTcgaattttaatttgtttaataaaaacaatttaagaaatttaattctatatattcatgGAGGGCCATATTGTACAACCTTTAacgaatataaaaatatatatatatattttgcagCATGCGGTTTTGATGTTTTGGGTGTTAATTATATAGGATCACTAACCTATACAGATAATCCAACTATAATAAATGGGGTTGTAAATACTATTGAAATTAATGACATGTTGGCAGTTTTGCAAAGTTTTTGTAAACATTTTGGagattatgaaaatatttatttatatggtCGTTCTTATGGTGGATTTGCTTCATGTTCTCTATTAACaaaatcaaatatttttaaaagtgGATGTGTTATTAATGGGGTATATGAATGGATATTAACCGCATTCTCAACTGATGTACCCGATTTTTGTGTAAATTTAacagtaaataaaaatgtagaaTATGATTGCGTTTTTGATAAACATCATTATCCAATGCTATATGAAATGTCACCTCTTAATTATGTTCAAAATATCAAAGCTCCGGTTTTAATTGTTTGCTCAACAAATGATAAGC